In the Helianthus annuus cultivar XRQ/B chromosome 11, HanXRQr2.0-SUNRISE, whole genome shotgun sequence genome, one interval contains:
- the LOC110892016 gene encoding zinc finger CCCH domain-containing protein 14-like — MENFYGISNSKGPKHSNQSSSQNFALLNPYCQHLDQLADQYLLNDVNTTALRNLNPNLRYLHSGRSVLAPPSSVSDYQPSVGQMYHNNSNNLRIESRMELPHESRSPFRYSITPVKLEEDVVVLDGDIVNSLPVERSRSSSLSLTDSSGSSSSGGKSYKTELCLSYLQNSGFCRYGSKCQFAHGTKELHPVPFSYKSMAETPCKNYSLSGTCSFGSKCRFLHHETSTPPSSTTRTISQIKPDEPTSSTVNLKSSNWSPMDDDIEIQLKGDFDSYANKVLYGPQRRNRLPAFTHICPE, encoded by the exons ATGGAGAATTTCTATGGTATTAGCAACTCAAAAGGTCCTAAACACAGTAACCAGTCATCCTCACAAAACTTTGCATTGCTGAATCCTTATTGCCAGCACTTAGATCAACTGGCAGATCAGTATCTGTTAAATGATGTCAACACTACTGCATTAAGAAACTTGAATCCAAATCTCAGATACTTGCACTCTGGTAGGTCGGTTTTGGCACCACCTTCATCGGTTTCAGACTATCAGCCTTCTGTTGGACAGATGTATCATAATAACAGCAATAACCTGAGGATTGAGTCAAGAATGGAGTTGCCACATGAGTCTAGGTCACCTTTTCGTTATAGCATTACTCCTGTGAAACTGGAGGAAGATGTGGTGGTGCTTGATGGTGATATTGTGAATAGTTTACCGGTTGAAAGGTCTAGATCATCGTCGTTGTCTTTGACAGATTCTAGTGGCTCATCATCATCTGGTGGTAAGAGTTATAAGACGGAGCTTTGTCTGTCTTACTTACAGAATTCTGGTTTCTGTCGATATGGATCAAAATGCCAG TTCGCACATGGCACCAAAGAGCTGCATCCAGTTCCATTTTCTTACAAGAGCATGGCTGAG ACCCCCTGCAAGAACTATAGTCTATCAGGAACATGTTCATTCGGGTCCAAGTGTCGCTTTCTTCACCATGAAACATCTacaccaccatcttcaactacTCGGACCATCTCGCAGATCAAACCAGATGAGCCCACCAGTAGCACTGTGAACCTTAAAAGCAGTAATTGGTCCCCTATGGATGATGATATTGAGATTCAGTTGAAGGGAGATTTTGATTCTTACGCAAACAAGGTTCTTTATGGCCCGCAAAGGAGAAATAGGCTGCCAGCGTTCACTCACATTTGCCCAGAGTAA